A region from the Catellatospora sp. TT07R-123 genome encodes:
- a CDS encoding LLM class F420-dependent oxidoreductase has product MTVPLPGVPLAEHRRLLPLLAELGYTGVWTAETNGVDAFTPLVLAAEHAPTLRLGTAIAPVYTRGPGLLAMTASALAQLAPGRFALGVGASSPVIVENWNAAAFDQPFQRTRDTLRFLRAALGGQKIDTAYDTFGVRGFALDPAPAEPPRILLAALRPGMLRLAGREADGAITNWLAVEDVPKVRAELGPKELAARIFVCPSEDAGAVRALGRRLIAAYLTVSVYAAFHDWLGRGEQLAPMHAAWAAGQRKEAAAAIPDEVVDALIVHGSYGRCREHVARYAAAGIDTPVLALVPLPGLDAERAVRELAPR; this is encoded by the coding sequence ATCACCGTCCCGCTGCCGGGGGTGCCGCTGGCCGAGCACCGGCGGCTGCTGCCGCTGCTGGCCGAGCTGGGCTACACCGGGGTCTGGACCGCCGAGACCAACGGCGTCGACGCGTTCACGCCGCTGGTGCTGGCCGCCGAGCACGCCCCCACGCTGCGGCTGGGCACCGCCATCGCGCCCGTCTACACCCGGGGTCCGGGCCTGCTGGCGATGACCGCCTCCGCGCTGGCGCAGCTCGCGCCGGGCCGGTTCGCGCTGGGCGTCGGCGCCAGCTCACCGGTGATCGTGGAGAACTGGAACGCGGCCGCCTTCGACCAGCCGTTCCAGCGCACCCGCGACACGCTGCGCTTCCTGCGGGCCGCGCTGGGCGGCCAGAAGATCGACACGGCGTACGACACCTTCGGCGTGCGCGGGTTCGCCCTCGATCCGGCCCCTGCCGAACCGCCGCGCATCCTGCTCGCCGCGCTGCGGCCGGGCATGCTGCGCCTGGCCGGGCGCGAGGCCGACGGGGCGATCACCAACTGGCTCGCCGTCGAGGACGTGCCGAAGGTGCGCGCCGAGCTGGGCCCGAAGGAGCTGGCCGCCCGGATCTTCGTGTGCCCGAGCGAGGACGCCGGCGCCGTACGGGCACTGGGGCGGCGGCTGATCGCGGCGTACCTGACCGTGAGCGTGTACGCGGCGTTCCACGACTGGCTGGGGCGCGGCGAGCAGCTCGCGCCCATGCACGCGGCCTGGGCGGCGGGGCAGCGCAAGGAGGCGGCCGCGGCGATCCCGGACGAGGTCGTCGACGCGCTGATCGTGCACGGGTCGTACGGGCGGTGCCGCGAGCACGTGGCCCGGTACGCGGCGGCCGGGATCGACACCCCGGTGCTGGCGCTGGTGCCGCTGCCGGGGCTGGACGCCGAGCGCGCCGTGCGGGAGCTGGCGCCGCGATGA
- a CDS encoding SDR family oxidoreductase, translated as METGLRGRTALVTGASRGIGKGIATALAAEGANVVLVSRRQEALDAVAAELAEAYPQVGVFAKAAHVGEPEQVQECVAAAVERFGTVDVLVNNAGTNPYFGPLVDISVSQAEKTVQVNQLSIVLWTQAVWHASMARHGGSVVNIASVGGLVTEHGIGYYNATKAAVIHLTRQFAAELAPSVRVNGIAPGLVRTQLARALWEPFEEQMNAVLPLGRIGEPEDIASVAVFLAGSASGWMTGQTLTVDGGSLIRTSVTVG; from the coding sequence GTGGAGACGGGTCTGCGGGGCAGGACGGCGCTGGTCACGGGCGCTTCCCGGGGGATCGGCAAGGGCATCGCGACGGCGCTGGCGGCCGAGGGCGCCAACGTGGTGCTGGTGTCGCGGCGGCAGGAGGCGCTGGACGCGGTCGCGGCGGAGCTGGCGGAGGCGTACCCGCAGGTGGGGGTGTTCGCGAAGGCGGCACACGTCGGCGAGCCGGAGCAGGTGCAGGAGTGCGTGGCCGCGGCGGTCGAGCGGTTCGGCACGGTGGACGTGCTGGTCAACAACGCGGGGACGAATCCGTACTTCGGGCCGCTGGTCGACATCAGCGTGTCCCAGGCGGAGAAGACGGTGCAGGTCAACCAGCTGTCGATCGTGCTGTGGACGCAGGCGGTGTGGCACGCCTCGATGGCGCGGCACGGCGGCAGCGTCGTCAACATCGCCTCGGTCGGCGGGCTGGTGACCGAGCACGGGATCGGCTACTACAACGCGACCAAGGCCGCGGTGATCCACCTGACCAGGCAGTTCGCCGCCGAGCTGGCGCCGTCGGTGCGGGTGAACGGGATCGCGCCGGGGCTGGTGCGTACGCAGCTCGCCCGTGCGCTGTGGGAGCCGTTCGAGGAGCAGATGAACGCGGTGCTGCCGCTGGGGCGCATCGGTGAGCCGGAGGACATCGCCTCGGTGGCGGTGTTCCTGGCCGGGTCGGCGTCAGGATGGATGACCGGACAGACGCTGACCGTCGACGGCGGGTCGCTGATCCGTACCTCGGTGACCGTGGGATGA
- a CDS encoding SDR family oxidoreductase, with translation MRVAGSTVVITGATGGIGAALARRFATEGATGLCLSDRPGTPLDALAAELSAAGVPTITVEADVADEQQVTALVEAAERELGRIDLFCANAGIGTGAGLDADPAVWAAAWSVNVMAHVHSARAVLPGMLARGHGWLLHTCSAAGLLSSPGDAPYAVTKHAAVAFAEWLSIEYGDRGIGVSVLCPQGVRTPLLTDGLAAGSPAALAVARAGTILEPEEVADATVTALAEGRFHILPHPEVAEYLRRKATDPDRWLSAMRRLR, from the coding sequence ATGCGCGTGGCCGGTTCCACCGTCGTCATCACGGGCGCCACCGGCGGCATCGGCGCCGCCCTGGCCCGCCGCTTCGCCACCGAGGGCGCGACCGGCCTGTGCCTGTCCGACCGCCCCGGCACCCCGCTCGACGCCCTGGCCGCCGAACTGTCCGCCGCAGGCGTCCCGACCATCACCGTCGAAGCCGACGTCGCCGACGAGCAGCAGGTCACCGCCCTGGTCGAGGCGGCCGAACGAGAACTCGGGCGCATCGACCTGTTCTGCGCCAACGCGGGCATCGGCACCGGCGCGGGCCTCGACGCCGACCCGGCCGTCTGGGCCGCCGCCTGGTCGGTCAACGTCATGGCGCACGTGCACTCCGCCCGCGCCGTGCTGCCCGGCATGCTGGCGCGCGGCCACGGCTGGCTGCTGCACACCTGCTCGGCGGCCGGGCTGCTCAGCTCCCCCGGCGACGCTCCCTACGCGGTCACCAAGCACGCGGCGGTCGCGTTCGCCGAATGGCTGTCCATCGAGTACGGCGACCGCGGCATCGGCGTCAGCGTGCTGTGCCCGCAGGGCGTACGCACCCCGCTGCTCACCGACGGCCTCGCCGCCGGGTCCCCCGCCGCCCTGGCCGTGGCCCGCGCCGGCACCATCCTCGAACCCGAGGAGGTAGCCGACGCCACCGTCACCGCCCTGGCCGAGGGCCGCTTCCACATCCTCCCCCACCCCGAGGTCGCCGAATACCTCCGCCGCAAGGCCACCGACCCCGACCGCTGGCTCTCCGCCATGCGCCGCCTCCGCTGA
- a CDS encoding PIN domain-containing protein, whose amino-acid sequence MSYLADTSAVWRILRGQIGEPWVTYVAQGLVAVTSPVESELMVSVRSDRDFEPFFAVLKQTFSWCPPIEEPWRQVLAVQRDLIRIGHHRGPSPMDIVIALTAAEQRLTLLHADADFASVAKVRPGIAMIRVDQP is encoded by the coding sequence ATGAGCTACCTCGCCGACACCTCCGCCGTCTGGCGCATCCTGCGCGGGCAGATCGGGGAGCCGTGGGTCACGTATGTCGCGCAGGGCCTCGTGGCCGTCACCTCTCCGGTCGAGTCGGAGCTGATGGTCTCGGTCCGGTCAGATCGCGACTTCGAGCCGTTCTTCGCCGTCCTGAAACAGACATTCAGCTGGTGTCCGCCGATCGAGGAACCCTGGCGGCAGGTGTTGGCAGTGCAGCGGGACCTGATCCGCATCGGGCACCACCGTGGCCCCTCCCCGATGGACATCGTCATCGCGCTGACGGCAGCCGAGCAGCGACTCACCCTCCTGCACGCGGATGCCGACTTCGCCTCGGTCGCGAAGGTGCGACCCGGTATCGCGATGATCCGCGTCGATCAGCCGTGA
- a CDS encoding MaoC family dehydratase, with protein sequence MRVFTSPDDLAAAIGEEIGPGPWHRIEQERVDAFAAATGDDQWIHIDPERAAHGPFGGTIAHGYLTLSLLPLLVRDLYRFDGVAMAVNYGLNKVRFPAPVRVGASVRLSARFLTVEPVSGGVQLAAQMTIGTDSGDKPCCVAETVTRLHFRP encoded by the coding sequence ATGCGCGTGTTCACGTCCCCCGACGACCTGGCGGCCGCGATCGGCGAGGAGATCGGGCCGGGCCCGTGGCACCGCATCGAGCAGGAGCGGGTGGACGCGTTCGCCGCCGCGACCGGCGACGACCAGTGGATCCACATCGATCCCGAGCGCGCCGCGCACGGCCCGTTCGGCGGCACGATCGCCCACGGGTACCTGACCCTGTCGCTGCTGCCGCTGCTGGTGCGCGACCTGTACCGCTTCGACGGCGTCGCCATGGCGGTCAACTACGGGCTGAACAAGGTGCGCTTCCCCGCGCCGGTGCGCGTGGGCGCGAGCGTACGGCTGAGCGCCCGGTTCCTCACGGTCGAGCCGGTCAGCGGCGGCGTGCAGCTCGCCGCCCAGATGACGATCGGCACCGACTCCGGCGACAAGCCCTGCTGCGTCGCGGAGACCGTCACCCGCCTCCACTTCCGCCCCTGA
- a CDS encoding endo-1,4-beta-xylanase, whose translation MTHRSVPVARARRLAPVAVAALLAAFAVPVLAAEPASAATPLRTLAAAKNKFIGFAAATGPLANESAYRSIAQTEFSQITPENAMKWDSTEPNNGQFNYTGADQIVAFATANNQVVHGHTLVWHSQTPSWVQSLGATAMRTAMNNHIANVVGHFASNPVVQSWDVVNEVFDENGGYRTSFWYNTLGSGFIADAFRAARAADADAKLCINDYNVEGVNAKSTAMYNLVSTLKSQGVPIDCVGLQTHLSTQYGFPGDMQQNIARFAALGVTVRITELDIRIPTPRTSAKDATQAQYYTNVVNACLAVSACTGITIWGFSDKYSWVPDTFPSEGAALIYDENYQVKPSYTAVYTALGGSPNNDTTAPSAPSNLAASGTTASGTGLSWTGSTDNVGVTGYDILRAPGTSGGSFAVVGSSATTSFTDSGLSASTSYRYQVRAKDAAGNLSSVSNTVTVTTSGGTGDTTPPSTPSSLAASGTTASGTGLSWTGSTDNVGVTGYDILRAPGTSGGSFAVVGSSATTSFTDSGLSASTSYRYQVRAKDAAGNLSSVSNTVTVTTSGGGTGGCTATATVQTSWGNGYVMDPVTVKNTGTSAITGWTVTFTLPAGHTISGSWNGTVTVSGQNVTVKPVGWNATVAPGASVAFGFQVSRPNGDTSTASGFACTTP comes from the coding sequence ATGACGCATCGCAGCGTCCCTGTCGCCCGAGCACGCCGCCTGGCACCCGTCGCCGTGGCGGCGCTGCTGGCGGCGTTCGCCGTACCGGTGCTGGCGGCCGAGCCCGCCAGCGCCGCCACCCCGCTGCGGACCCTGGCCGCGGCGAAGAACAAGTTCATCGGGTTCGCGGCCGCCACCGGGCCGCTGGCCAACGAGTCGGCCTACCGCTCCATCGCGCAGACCGAATTCAGCCAGATCACGCCCGAGAACGCGATGAAGTGGGACTCGACCGAGCCCAACAACGGCCAGTTCAACTACACCGGCGCCGACCAGATCGTCGCCTTCGCCACCGCCAACAACCAGGTCGTGCACGGCCACACCCTGGTCTGGCACAGCCAGACCCCCTCCTGGGTGCAGAGCCTGGGTGCCACGGCGATGCGCACCGCCATGAACAACCACATCGCCAACGTGGTCGGTCACTTCGCCAGCAACCCCGTCGTGCAGTCGTGGGACGTGGTCAACGAGGTCTTCGACGAGAACGGCGGTTACCGGACCAGCTTCTGGTACAACACGCTGGGCTCGGGCTTCATCGCCGACGCGTTCCGCGCCGCCCGCGCGGCCGACGCCGACGCGAAGCTGTGCATCAACGACTACAACGTCGAGGGCGTCAACGCCAAGAGCACCGCGATGTACAACCTGGTCAGCACGCTGAAGAGCCAGGGCGTGCCGATCGACTGCGTGGGCCTGCAGACCCACCTGTCGACGCAGTACGGCTTCCCCGGCGACATGCAGCAGAACATCGCCCGGTTCGCCGCGCTGGGCGTGACGGTGCGCATCACCGAGCTCGACATCCGCATCCCCACGCCGCGCACCTCGGCCAAGGACGCGACCCAGGCGCAGTACTACACCAACGTGGTCAACGCCTGCCTGGCCGTCTCGGCCTGCACCGGCATCACCATCTGGGGCTTCTCCGACAAGTACTCGTGGGTGCCCGACACGTTCCCCAGTGAGGGCGCGGCGCTGATCTACGACGAGAACTACCAGGTGAAGCCGTCGTACACGGCGGTCTACACCGCACTGGGCGGCTCGCCGAACAACGACACGACGGCACCGTCGGCGCCGAGCAACCTGGCCGCCTCGGGCACCACCGCCTCCGGCACCGGCCTGTCGTGGACCGGTTCGACCGACAACGTCGGCGTCACCGGGTACGACATCCTGCGCGCTCCCGGCACCTCGGGCGGCTCCTTCGCGGTCGTCGGCTCCTCGGCCACCACGTCGTTCACCGACAGCGGGCTGTCGGCGTCCACCTCGTACCGCTACCAGGTGCGGGCCAAGGACGCGGCGGGCAACCTCTCGTCGGTGTCCAACACGGTCACCGTCACCACCTCCGGCGGCACCGGCGACACCACGCCGCCGTCCACGCCGAGCAGCCTCGCCGCCTCGGGCACCACCGCCTCCGGCACCGGCCTGTCGTGGACCGGTTCGACCGACAACGTCGGCGTCACCGGGTACGACATCCTGCGCGCTCCCGGCACCTCGGGCGGCTCCTTCGCGGTCGTCGGCTCCTCGGCCACCACGTCGTTCACCGACAGCGGGCTGTCGGCGTCCACCTCGTACCGCTACCAGGTGCGGGCCAAGGACGCGGCGGGCAACCTCTCGTCGGTGTCCAACACGGTCACCGTCACCACCTCCGGCGGTGGCACCGGCGGCTGCACGGCCACCGCGACCGTGCAGACCTCGTGGGGCAACGGCTACGTGATGGACCCGGTCACCGTCAAGAACACCGGGACCTCCGCCATCACCGGCTGGACCGTCACCTTCACGCTGCCCGCCGGTCACACGATCTCCGGCAGCTGGAACGGCACGGTGACCGTCAGCGGCCAGAACGTGACCGTCAAGCCGGTCGGCTGGAACGCCACGGTGGCGCCGGGTGCCAGCGTGGCGTTCGGCTTCCAGGTCAGCCGCCCGAACGGTGACACGTCGACGGCGAGCGGCTTCGCCTGCACCACGCCGTGA
- a CDS encoding pentapeptide repeat-containing protein, translating into MTEVTEDAVFRDEDWYGDEFAERRFVRCSFHEVDLTEAVTRGAVFEQCVFGNVRFNASHHTDSAFLRCTFTRCNLFEAEFTGCKMVGSTFTECVVRPLRVVGGDWSFVGLSGADLRRTSFDGVRMREVDLTGADLTGAAVVSADLSGAHLAKAKFGKADLRGSDLTAFVPGELELAGATIDDAQAIVIAQTLGLIVR; encoded by the coding sequence GTGACCGAGGTGACCGAGGACGCCGTCTTCCGCGACGAGGACTGGTACGGCGACGAGTTCGCCGAGCGCCGCTTCGTCCGCTGCTCCTTCCACGAGGTGGACCTGACCGAGGCGGTGACCCGGGGGGCCGTCTTCGAGCAGTGCGTCTTCGGCAACGTGCGGTTCAACGCCTCGCACCACACCGACTCGGCGTTCCTGCGCTGCACGTTCACCCGGTGCAACCTGTTCGAGGCCGAGTTCACCGGCTGCAAGATGGTGGGCAGCACGTTCACCGAGTGCGTGGTGCGGCCGCTGCGGGTCGTCGGCGGCGACTGGTCGTTCGTCGGGCTGAGCGGGGCCGACCTGCGCCGCACCAGCTTCGACGGGGTACGCATGCGCGAGGTCGACCTGACCGGCGCCGACCTGACCGGTGCCGCCGTGGTCAGCGCCGACCTGTCCGGGGCGCATCTGGCCAAGGCCAAGTTCGGCAAGGCCGACCTGCGCGGCAGCGACCTGACCGCGTTCGTCCCCGGTGAACTGGAACTGGCCGGGGCGACCATCGACGACGCCCAGGCCATCGTGATCGCGCAGACGCTCGGGCTGATCGTGCGCTGA